The following coding sequences are from one Hydra vulgaris chromosome 04, alternate assembly HydraT2T_AEP window:
- the LOC136079562 gene encoding uncharacterized protein LOC136079562 isoform X1, whose product MLLNDLLIKFTNLFTVDGLLHHFDVLMGGVNAGELLMKPLYDEKLYLFLHSCGIADLKVKKVIINLDKEKHETLSDLPVAPGLLMALISLFNEKLDALFMFVDETMDQTELVPRSNSPYLCVYGNSLFTANRFMLVIDCIVVVDGMNNFIKSFCCLFASFYIFNIPYPKEASSILEFCQRYIMLILCLIKCV is encoded by the exons atgTTATTGAAtgatttgttgataaaattcaccaatttatttaca gTTGATGGTTTGCTACATCACTTTGATGTTTTGATGGGTGGAGTGAATGCTGGTGAACTTTTGATGAAACCATTATATGatgaaaagttatatttatttttgcatagTTGTGGAATAGCAGACCTTAAAGTAAAGAAGGTGataataaatttagataaagaaaaacatgaaactTTGTCAGATTTACCTGTGGCTCCCGGTCTTCTAATGGCTTTGATTAgtttgtttaatgaaaaacttgACGCACTCTTTATGTTTGTGGAT gAGACAATGGATCAAACAGAATTGGTGCCAAGATCAAATTCTCCTTATCTATGTGTTTATG GGAATTCGCTATTTACAGCAAATCGATTCATGCTGGTAATTGATTGCATTGTTGTAGTTGATGGAATGAACAATTTCATCAAGtcattttgttgtttatttgcgagtttttatattttcaatataccATATCCAAAAGAAGCTTCATCAATATTAGAATTTTGTCAACGATATATAATGCttatattatgtttaattaaatgtgtttaa
- the LOC136079562 gene encoding uncharacterized protein LOC136079562 isoform X3, which produces MLLNDLLIKFTNLFTVDGLLHHFDVLMGGVNAGELLMKPLYDEKLYLFLHSCGIADLKVKKVIINLDKEKHETLSDLPVAPGLLMALISLFNEKLDALFMFVDETMDQTELVPRSNSPYLCVYGNSLFTANRFMLCIFRHQS; this is translated from the exons atgTTATTGAAtgatttgttgataaaattcaccaatttatttaca gTTGATGGTTTGCTACATCACTTTGATGTTTTGATGGGTGGAGTGAATGCTGGTGAACTTTTGATGAAACCATTATATGatgaaaagttatatttatttttgcatagTTGTGGAATAGCAGACCTTAAAGTAAAGAAGGTGataataaatttagataaagaaaaacatgaaactTTGTCAGATTTACCTGTGGCTCCCGGTCTTCTAATGGCTTTGATTAgtttgtttaatgaaaaacttgACGCACTCTTTATGTTTGTGGAT gAGACAATGGATCAAACAGAATTGGTGCCAAGATCAAATTCTCCTTATCTATGTGTTTATG GGAATTCGCTATTTACAGCAAATCGATTCATGCTG TGCATTTTTCGGCATCAATCCTGA
- the LOC136079562 gene encoding uncharacterized protein LOC136079562 isoform X2, producing MLLNDLLIKFTNLFTVDGLLHHFDVLMGGVNAGELLMKPLYDEKLYLFLHSCGIADLKVKKETMDQTELVPRSNSPYLCVYGNSLFTANRFMLVIDCIVVVDGMNNFIKSFCCLFASFYIFNIPYPKEASSILEFCQRYIMLILCLIKCV from the exons atgTTATTGAAtgatttgttgataaaattcaccaatttatttaca gTTGATGGTTTGCTACATCACTTTGATGTTTTGATGGGTGGAGTGAATGCTGGTGAACTTTTGATGAAACCATTATATGatgaaaagttatatttatttttgcatagTTGTGGAATAGCAGACCTTAAAGTAAAGAAG gAGACAATGGATCAAACAGAATTGGTGCCAAGATCAAATTCTCCTTATCTATGTGTTTATG GGAATTCGCTATTTACAGCAAATCGATTCATGCTGGTAATTGATTGCATTGTTGTAGTTGATGGAATGAACAATTTCATCAAGtcattttgttgtttatttgcgagtttttatattttcaatataccATATCCAAAAGAAGCTTCATCAATATTAGAATTTTGTCAACGATATATAATGCttatattatgtttaattaaatgtgtttaa